A single window of Xylocopilactobacillus apicola DNA harbors:
- a CDS encoding helix-turn-helix domain-containing protein has translation MPTIGDLLKKYRILQTKTQKEWAEDVISTSYYSKVEKDMHHISAEDLIRILKKNNVSVLDFFSELDYKSKYVYDAKQALKQQIVEAYYDNNVDELIKVRLKIDKSNESYKNDYLLFIDGLISVMNNSLDSFGKEKVDSVKELIFSISDMDKAGLILYCNFMPFYDLDDNIIISKRAIERNINSYDPKVQEILLAIIANILNLSIEKCEEDDCFYFIEASHKIPSKPALLFYKTSIYVYENLVTFHKINDPIHLKNCKSAAQSFKFMGMDNYSEKIIKFISEKSYLTKKF, from the coding sequence ATGCCAACAATAGGAGATTTGCTAAAAAAGTATCGCATTTTACAAACTAAAACTCAAAAAGAGTGGGCAGAAGATGTGATAAGTACCTCGTATTATTCCAAGGTCGAAAAAGATATGCACCACATATCCGCTGAGGATCTTATTAGAATATTGAAGAAAAATAACGTTTCTGTTTTAGATTTCTTTAGTGAATTAGATTATAAAAGCAAATATGTTTATGACGCAAAACAAGCGCTAAAACAACAGATAGTTGAAGCTTATTATGACAATAACGTTGATGAACTTATAAAAGTAAGATTGAAAATTGATAAAAGTAATGAAAGTTATAAAAACGATTATCTACTCTTCATTGATGGATTAATCTCGGTTATGAATAACTCTTTAGACTCCTTTGGAAAAGAAAAGGTGGACTCCGTAAAGGAACTTATTTTTAGTATTTCCGACATGGATAAAGCTGGTCTAATTTTATACTGTAACTTCATGCCGTTCTACGATTTAGATGACAATATTATCATCTCGAAAAGAGCAATTGAAAGAAATATTAATTCGTATGATCCAAAAGTGCAAGAAATTCTGCTTGCAATAATAGCGAACATCTTAAACCTATCGATCGAGAAATGTGAAGAAGATGACTGCTTTTACTTTATTGAAGCTTCTCATAAAATCCCTTCCAAACCCGCTTTGCTGTTTTATAAAACATCGATATATGTATATGAAAACCTAGTAACCTTCCACAAGATTAATGATCCCATCCATTTAAAAAACTGTAAATCTGCAGCCCAAAGCTTTAAATTTATGGGGATGGATAATTATAGCGAAAAAATAATAAAATTTATCTCTGAGAAGTCATATTTGACTAAAAAATTTTAA
- a CDS encoding MFS transporter: protein MDVFIQNKNFRKFSIASILSSAGDILFYLAFMTYASKFKNYSLALSLIAISESLPKVLYSLGGYFADKTKSKINGLIKLAIARSILYFVVGVLFAQNIKGWNLILIVIAINFLSDLLGIYSSGLISPVIVDIVGQDEMAEATGFNSGINQIISTIAQFIGSGLLLFMSYSSLAVINAITFLIAGILFAIVGHQINKSSLCNDSAKINNRNFFKTIRYSIKQVKKENGLITNVLVLALLNGVLGSIEPLTSIVVAANRKSMILFNYTFTIAIIGSLLAIGASLGGIFGPKVLKKVPLISLSVVTAIVGALTIVGLISKNIFLCLPILCLLGLCVGTMAPKLTQWLVKSVDRTVLSSSIGLLNTILVIVAPIMVTILTTISAASTINYALYCDLAVCFLVLIVTVRVRIKK, encoded by the coding sequence ATGGACGTATTTATACAAAACAAAAATTTTAGGAAATTTTCAATAGCAAGCATTTTATCTAGTGCAGGAGATATTCTATTTTATTTAGCCTTTATGACTTATGCTTCTAAATTTAAGAATTATTCCCTAGCATTATCGCTAATTGCAATTTCAGAGTCTTTACCAAAAGTTTTATATAGTTTAGGTGGATATTTTGCAGATAAAACAAAAAGCAAGATAAATGGATTAATAAAGTTAGCGATAGCCAGAAGTATCTTATATTTTGTGGTGGGAGTTTTGTTTGCGCAAAACATTAAAGGTTGGAATTTAATTTTAATTGTAATAGCTATAAACTTTCTTTCAGATTTGTTAGGGATCTACTCTAGTGGTTTAATCTCTCCAGTAATTGTTGATATTGTGGGTCAAGATGAAATGGCAGAAGCAACCGGTTTTAATAGCGGAATTAATCAGATAATATCAACTATCGCTCAATTCATCGGGTCTGGCTTACTTCTTTTTATGTCATATTCGTCTTTAGCAGTAATTAATGCAATTACGTTTTTAATCGCCGGAATATTGTTCGCAATAGTAGGACATCAAATCAACAAGAGTAGTCTTTGTAACGATAGCGCCAAAATAAACAACAGAAATTTTTTCAAAACAATCCGATATTCAATAAAACAAGTGAAAAAGGAGAATGGATTGATAACAAACGTTTTAGTTTTAGCACTATTAAATGGCGTTTTAGGAAGTATTGAGCCGTTAACATCAATAGTCGTTGCTGCAAATAGAAAGTCAATGATCTTATTTAATTACACGTTTACAATTGCAATTATCGGATCTTTACTTGCTATCGGTGCTTCATTGGGAGGCATATTCGGTCCGAAAGTATTAAAAAAAGTCCCATTGATAAGCCTTTCAGTTGTTACCGCGATAGTTGGTGCTCTAACTATAGTTGGTTTGATTTCCAAAAATATTTTTTTATGTCTGCCAATACTGTGTTTATTGGGTTTGTGTGTTGGAACGATGGCTCCAAAATTAACCCAATGGCTTGTCAAATCTGTGGATAGAACGGTTTTATCTTCGTCAATAGGTTTACTTAATACAATTTTAGTAATCGTGGCTCCAATAATGGTAACAATTCTTACTACAATATCAGCGGCATCAACTATTAACTACGCTTTGTATTGCGACTTAGCTGTTTGTTTTTTAGTTTTAATCGTCACTGTAAGAGTAAGAATTAAGAAATGA
- a CDS encoding type II toxin-antitoxin system RelB/DinJ family antitoxin, with product MQNTSKRTESIYARVTPELKRQAEEVLNQLQIPMTTAINMFLQQVVNTNEIPFKVKTAKKPLDLNSLSKDEFNQEIQKGIDDLAEGRTYTLEEVKAKIFGDGK from the coding sequence ATGCAAAATACAAGCAAAAGAACAGAAAGCATTTACGCTCGGGTAACTCCTGAATTAAAACGGCAGGCAGAGGAAGTATTAAATCAATTACAAATCCCAATGACTACAGCAATAAATATGTTTTTACAACAAGTAGTAAATACAAATGAAATTCCTTTTAAAGTAAAAACTGCTAAAAAACCCTTGGATTTAAACTCTCTCAGCAAAGACGAGTTTAACCAAGAGATCCAAAAAGGGATTGACGACTTAGCTGAAGGAAGGACCTATACTCTAGAAGAAGTAAAAGCCAAGATCTTCGGAGACGGAAAATAA
- a CDS encoding SMI1/KNR4 family protein: MNRDAIEQIDFIEQKLDIKFPDLYKKFLVEEIQDSLSYEIIDKDGFDIYLYSYMDILERNETNQIQPFEPDYFLIGQDGDIGYFVYVKKGSEKDTIYSLDLGALGSLDMEEAADNIYDLRTNQM; this comes from the coding sequence ATGAATAGAGATGCAATTGAACAAATAGATTTTATAGAACAAAAGTTAGATATTAAATTTCCGGATTTATATAAAAAATTTCTAGTAGAAGAAATTCAGGATAGTCTTTCTTATGAAATTATAGATAAAGATGGGTTTGATATATATTTATATTCTTATATGGATATTCTCGAGAGAAATGAAACAAACCAAATTCAGCCGTTTGAACCAGATTATTTTTTGATCGGACAAGATGGCGATATCGGGTATTTTGTTTATGTTAAAAAAGGTAGCGAAAAGGATACTATTTATAGCCTTGATCTTGGGGCTTTGGGCAGTCTTGATATGGAAGAAGCAGCGGATAATATATATGATTTAAGAACTAATCAAATGTAG
- a CDS encoding type II toxin-antitoxin system PemK/MazF family toxin has protein sequence MVLLDFEPTKGKEIGKNRPALVLSDERYNKNTGLMICCPISTSIRGALTEVPITNLQVPCVVATTLIQTLDWRIRKAKFLTVAEADVFNSVAINYSISSSHWKYRPPVESVFYFVLPNSSNFMDIAAPRNHWDVDLLFWSKLHIQSKLYMGNISFIMNFLLNVNLI, from the coding sequence ATCGTATTGCTTGATTTCGAACCAACAAAAGGTAAAGAAATTGGCAAAAATCGTCCAGCACTTGTATTAAGTGACGAAAGATATAATAAAAATACCGGTTTGATGATTTGCTGCCCCATCAGCACCAGTATTCGAGGAGCTCTAACAGAAGTCCCAATCACAAATTTGCAGGTTCCGTGTGTTGTAGCAACGACTCTGATTCAAACATTAGACTGGCGTATCCGCAAAGCCAAATTTTTGACGGTCGCTGAAGCAGACGTTTTTAATTCGGTCGCGATCAACTACTCAATTAGTTCCTCACACTGGAAATATCGACCACCAGTTGAAAGTGTGTTTTATTTCGTGTTGCCTAACTCCTCAAATTTTATGGATATCGCTGCTCCTCGTAACCATTGGGATGTCGATCTATTATTTTGGTCAAAACTTCATATTCAAAGTAAACTTTATATGGGTAATATCAGCTTTATTATGAACTTTTTGCTGAACGTCAATCTGATCTAA
- a CDS encoding SEL1-like repeat protein, with product MSSNKSSSNIYFYLDFFHKNNQAKETIHITTASPGLGLIDLCLGVLKWKNEHVVLLYQNNKRDYWEINITTKETDFIYEPAISGNPHGQYNLAISYLEGKLGLSNNMEKAIFWLNKSADQGFSKAIKLRNKLRGG from the coding sequence ATGTCTTCTAATAAATCTTCCTCTAATATTTATTTTTATTTGGATTTTTTTCATAAAAATAATCAGGCGAAAGAGACCATCCATATTACAACAGCATCTCCTGGACTAGGTTTAATAGATCTATGTTTAGGCGTTTTAAAATGGAAAAATGAACACGTTGTGTTGTTATATCAGAATAACAAAAGAGATTATTGGGAAATAAATATAACGACTAAAGAAACTGACTTTATATATGAACCTGCCATATCGGGAAATCCGCATGGGCAATATAATCTTGCTATAAGTTATTTAGAGGGAAAATTAGGGCTTTCTAACAATATGGAAAAAGCTATATTTTGGCTTAATAAGTCGGCAGATCAAGGATTTTCCAAAGCAATAAAATTGCGTAATAAACTCAGAGGCGGTTAG
- a CDS encoding RHS repeat-associated core domain-containing protein, with amino-acid sequence MVWQANYKAWGEIESCRINDIEQNLRYQGQYFDEETELHYNTFRYYDSQVGRFTTQDPIGLIHLVGVEIQRQVRKSLIKEKVEGCI; translated from the coding sequence ATTGTATGGCAAGCTAACTACAAAGCATGGGGCGAAATTGAAAGTTGTAGAATTAACGACATAGAACAAAACCTACGCTACCAAGGACAATACTTTGATGAAGAGACTGAGTTACATTACAATACCTTTAGGTATTATGATTCGCAGGTAGGAAGATTTACTACTCAAGATCCGATAGGATTGATCCACTTGGTTGGTGTGGAAATACAACGCCAAGTAAGAAAATCACTTATCAAGGAAAAAGTAGAAGGATGCATTTAG
- a CDS encoding Imm50 family immunity protein translates to MNIIDQIQRNIFLEKIFPEGLDSNLLIGNLDLRLDGNLLVDIHTLQKPHIEIPKWGIWNKDYNVIVIKILCSGLSDMHITNWMGNKFSGVNFIYKNNRYIISSKEANSSVSITCSGLIFQECSTYIME, encoded by the coding sequence ATGAATATTATTGATCAGATTCAACGTAATATATTTCTAGAAAAAATTTTTCCAGAAGGCTTGGATAGTAATTTGTTAATAGGTAATTTAGATTTAAGGCTAGATGGCAATCTATTAGTTGACATACACACTCTTCAAAAACCTCATATAGAAATTCCAAAATGGGGTATATGGAACAAAGATTATAATGTTATAGTGATAAAAATACTATGTAGCGGGCTTAGTGACATGCATATTACCAATTGGATGGGCAATAAGTTTTCGGGAGTAAATTTTATTTATAAAAATAACCGCTATATTATAAGTTCAAAAGAAGCAAATAGTTCTGTAAGTATTACTTGTAGTGGACTTATATTTCAAGAATGCAGTACATATATTATGGAATAA
- a CDS encoding pentapeptide repeat-containing protein, which translates to MKKQMEINLEKLLNSLDELVTNLSKGGKNEQAKYFSNKIKQIKSSSEDPHNVDLILQELIACRAMAQYGNFSHIEEKYLDEVIDDAIACSAFNLNEMITAGAQLRKREIKDSTVKNQICPNLTFWQSVIKNCSFKDTDLSGIGFFEKCIVEDSVFEKVSFNSAALVSVAFRNCHFVNCDFRSVYFDTSVFENVIFEKCKIIDTEINPKNLKNVTYIGKLTDARFISRTPDTKLLVDFSNCKLDFVSFENCDLTHVKPPIDKNCIFIKDLKSKSVKALRELQSWPETSIKKVIVRRINYYSKQNEYIFNVNNFIEIEGKEVAKQFFKLLGYECV; encoded by the coding sequence ATGAAAAAGCAAATGGAAATCAATCTTGAAAAACTATTAAATTCACTAGATGAGCTTGTCACAAATTTGTCTAAAGGTGGAAAAAATGAACAGGCTAAATATTTCTCTAACAAAATTAAGCAGATAAAAAGTTCTTCCGAAGATCCGCATAATGTGGATTTGATCCTTCAAGAGTTAATTGCATGCCGAGCAATGGCACAATATGGTAATTTTTCTCATATTGAGGAAAAATACTTGGACGAAGTTATTGATGATGCGATCGCTTGTTCGGCTTTTAACCTTAATGAAATGATAACTGCAGGAGCACAACTGAGAAAAAGGGAAATTAAAGACAGTACGGTTAAGAACCAGATATGTCCAAACTTGACCTTCTGGCAATCGGTAATTAAGAACTGTTCATTCAAAGATACTGATCTTTCAGGGATTGGTTTCTTTGAAAAATGTATTGTTGAAGATTCCGTTTTTGAAAAAGTCAGTTTTAATTCTGCTGCATTGGTAAGTGTTGCTTTTAGAAATTGTCATTTTGTGAATTGTGATTTTAGGAGCGTGTATTTTGATACCAGCGTTTTTGAGAATGTGATTTTTGAGAAGTGTAAGATTATTGACACGGAAATTAATCCAAAAAATCTCAAAAATGTAACTTACATCGGTAAGTTGACGGATGCTAGATTTATTTCACGAACTCCTGACACGAAATTATTAGTAGATTTTAGCAATTGTAAATTGGATTTTGTTAGTTTTGAAAACTGCGATTTAACACATGTAAAACCACCTATTGATAAAAATTGTATCTTCATAAAAGATTTAAAATCAAAGTCAGTTAAAGCGTTAAGGGAACTTCAAAGCTGGCCAGAGACCAGCATAAAAAAGGTGATCGTTAGACGGATTAATTATTACTCCAAACAAAATGAGTACATTTTTAATGTGAATAATTTTATTGAAATTG